In Mustela nigripes isolate SB6536 chromosome 2, MUSNIG.SB6536, whole genome shotgun sequence, a single window of DNA contains:
- the SEMA3B gene encoding semaphorin-3B: MGQAGAAAMIPVLALLWAAVRGDATPSTPRLRLSFQELQARHGLRTFRLERTCCYEALLVDEERGRLFVGAENHVASLSLDNISKRAKKLAWPAPVEWREECNWAGKDIGTECMNFVKLLHAYNRTHLLACGTGAFHPTCAFVEVGHRLEEPMLRLDLRRLEDGKGKSPYDPRHRAASVLVGEELYSGVAADLMGRDFTIFRSLGQRPSLRTEPHDSRWLNEPKFVKVFWIPESENPDDDKIYFFFRESAVEAAPALGRLSVSRVGQICRNDVGGQRSLVNKWTTFLKARLVCSVPGAEGDTHFDQLQDVFLLSLRDRWSPLLYAVFSTSSTVFQGSAVCMYSMNDVRRAFLGPFAHKEGPLHQWVSYQGRVPYPRPGMCPSKTFGTFSSTKDFPDDVIQFARNHPLMYNSVLPVGGRPLFLQVGAGYTFTQITADRVAAADGHYDVLFIGTDAGTVLKVISVPKGSRPNGEGLLLEELHVFEDSAAITSMQISSKRHQLYVASRSAVAQIPLHRCAAHGRACAECCLARDPYCAWDGAACTRFQPSAKRRFRRQDVKNGDPSTLCSGDSSHPTLLERKVFGVEGGSAFLECEPRSLQARVEWTFQRAGEAARTQVAAEERAERVTRGLLLRGLRRGDSGVYLCAAVEQGFSQPLRRLALHVLSAAQAERLARTEEAAPVAPPGPKLWYRDFLQLVEPGGGGASSLRMCRLQPESRPPPPESRRKGRSRRRHAPEPRAERGPRSAAHW, encoded by the exons ATGGGGCAGGCCGGGGCTGCCGCCATGATCCCGGtcctggctctgctctgggcgGCAGTGCGGGGGGATGCAACCCCCAGCACCCCGCGCCTGCGGCTTTCCTTCCAAG AGCTCCAGGCCCGGCATGGTCTCCGGACCTTCAGGCTGGAGAGGACCTGCTGCTATGAAGCTTTGCTGGTGGATGAGGAAAGAGGACGCCTGTTTGTGGGCGCTGAGAACCACGTGGCCTCCCTCAGCCTGGACAACATCAGCAAGCGGGCCAAGAAG CTGGCGTGGCCGGCCCCCGTGGAATGGCGAGAGGAGTGCAACTGGGCAGGGAAAGACATTGGC ACTGAGTGCATGAATTTCGTGAAGTTGCTGCATGCCTACAACCGCACCCATCTGCTGGCCTGTGGCACGGGGGCCTTCCATCCAACCTGTGCATTCGTGGAGGTGGGCCACCGGCTGGAG gagcccaTGCTCCGGCTGGACCTTCGGAGGCTAGAGGATGGCAAAGGCAAGAGTCCGTATGACCCGAGGCATCGGGCTGCCTCCGTGCTTGTGG GAGAAGAACTGTACTCAGGGGTGGCTGCAGACCTCATGGGCCGGGACTTCACCATCTTCCGAAGCCTGGGCCAGCGTCCGAGTCTTCGAACAGAACCACATGACTCCCGCTggctcaatg AGCCCAAGTTTGTCAAGGTCTTCTGGATCCCGGAGAGCGAGAATCCCGATGATGACAAGATCTACTTCTTCTTCCGTGAGTCTGCAGTGGAAGCTGCACCAGCACTGGGGCGCCTGTCCGTGTCCCGTGTTGGCCAGATCTGTCGG AATGATGTGGGTGGCCAGCGCAGCCTGGTGAACAAGTGGACCACGTTCCTGAAGGCACGGCTGGTGTGCTCTGTGCCTGGTGCAGAGGGTGACACGCACTTCGACCAGCTCC AGGATGTGTTCCTGCTGTCCTTGAGGGACCGTTGGAGCCCGCTGCTCTATGCTGTCTTCTCCACATCCAG CACCGTCTTCCAAGGCTCTGCAGTGTGCATGTATAGCATGAACGACGTGCGCCGTGCCTTTCTGGGGCCCTTTGCACACAAGGAAGGGCCCCTGCACCAGTGGGTGTCCTATCAGGGCCGTGTCCCCTACCCCCGGCCAGGCATG TGCCCCAGCAAGACCTTCGGCACCTTCAGTTCTACCAAGGACTTCCCTGATGACGTCATTCAGTTTGCCCGGAACCACCCTCTCATGTACAATTCAGTCCTGCCCGTGGGTGGGCGCCCTCTCTTCCTACAAGTGGGTGCCGGATACACCTTCACCCAGATCACTGCAGACCGTGTGGCAGCTGCTGACGGACACTACGACGTCCTCTTCATTGGCACAG ATGCTGGCACAGTGCTGAAGGTGATCTCGGTCCCCAAGGGCAGCCGGCCTAACGGGGAGGGGCTGCTCTTGGAGGAGCTGCACGTATTTGAG gACTCGGCTGCTATCACCAGCATGCAAATCTCTTCTAAGAGA CACCAGCTGTACGTTGCCTCACGGAGCGCAGTGGCCCAGATCCCCTTGCACCGCTGTGCTGCCCATGGCCGTGCCTGCGCCGAATGCTGCCTGGCGCGTGACCCTTACTGCGCCTGGGACGGGGCCGCGTGCACGCGCTTCCAGCCCAGCGCTAAAAG GCGGTTTCGGCGGCAAGACGTGAAGAACGGCGACCCCAGTACGCTGTGCTCCGGGG ACTCATCCCATCCCACATTGCTGGAGCGGAAGGTGTTCGGGGTGGAGGGCGGCAGCGCCTTCCTAGAGTGTGAGCCCCGCTCGCTGCAGGCACGCGTGGAATGGACCTTCCAGCGCGCAGGGGAGGCAGCCCGCACCCAG GTGGCTGCGGAGGAGCGCGCCGAGCGCGTGACGCGGGGGCTGCTGCTGCGCGGGCTGCGGCGCGGGGACTCAGGCGTGTACCTGTGCGCGGCTGTGGAGCAGGGCTTTTCGCAGCCGCTGCGTCGCCTGGCGCTACACGTGCTGAGTGCAGCGCAGGCCGAAAGGTTGGCCCGGACCGAGGAGGCTGCGCCCGTCGCCCCTCCAGGCCCCAAGCTCTGGTACCGGGACTTCCTGCAGCTGGTGGAGCCGGGCGGCGGTGGCGCTAGCTCCCTGCGAATGTGTCGTCTGCAGCCCGAGTCGCGCCCACCGCCTCCCGAATCGCGGAGGAAGGGCCGAAGCCGCCGAAGGCACGCCCCCGAGCCGCGCGCAGAGCGGGGGCCCCGCAGCGCCGCGCACTGGTGA